Proteins co-encoded in one Methanothermobacter sp. genomic window:
- a CDS encoding SufD family Fe-S cluster assembly protein has product MFPDTIKKAEKAKEKKAPYGYDIDLEKFIKEEAGEHERINKATEVPKKMRETLLKVGVDPTEKERVGTFIQLDQTGIYSSQASKAVEIMGLNVALEKYNWLKDYMWKVVAPDTDKYTAHTALRESEGNIGGYFIRSKPNSREIFPLQACMFIGDERVMQTAHNIIIAEENSELHIITGCATGEDVSSAIHLGISEFYIKEGAKVTFTMVHNWAEQVEVRPRTGIMVGDNATFINNYILTSPVKSIQSYPTAYCTGENSRVVFQSILGGRKESILDMGSRVILEGKGASAEIVSRAVSKDKSKIYSRGHLAGRVPEVKGHLECHGLVLSDDSMIYAVPELVGSATDLEMSHEAAVGKIAEEEILYLTSRGLTEEEAASMIVRGFLSMDIKGLPPELAEETKRMLDMSLKGM; this is encoded by the coding sequence ATGTTTCCAGACACAATAAAAAAAGCTGAAAAGGCAAAAGAGAAAAAAGCACCATACGGTTATGACATAGACCTTGAAAAGTTCATAAAAGAGGAAGCAGGAGAACATGAAAGGATCAACAAGGCGACAGAAGTGCCGAAGAAGATGAGAGAAACCCTACTCAAAGTTGGTGTCGACCCCACAGAAAAAGAAAGAGTAGGCACGTTCATACAATTAGACCAAACAGGAATATACTCAAGTCAAGCTTCAAAGGCCGTTGAAATAATGGGCCTAAACGTCGCCCTAGAAAAATACAATTGGCTTAAAGATTACATGTGGAAAGTTGTAGCACCAGACACCGACAAGTACACTGCACACACAGCCCTAAGAGAATCTGAAGGGAATATAGGCGGATACTTCATAAGATCCAAACCAAATTCAAGAGAGATATTCCCACTCCAAGCCTGCATGTTCATAGGCGACGAAAGGGTCATGCAAACAGCACATAATATTATAATCGCAGAAGAAAATTCTGAACTACATATAATAACTGGCTGTGCCACAGGAGAAGATGTAAGCTCAGCAATACACCTCGGTATATCAGAATTTTATATAAAAGAGGGTGCAAAGGTCACATTTACAATGGTCCATAATTGGGCCGAACAAGTAGAGGTGAGGCCAAGGACAGGCATCATGGTAGGGGATAATGCAACTTTCATAAACAATTATATACTTACAAGTCCTGTTAAGAGTATACAATCATACCCAACAGCTTATTGTACAGGTGAAAATTCCAGGGTTGTTTTCCAGTCAATACTTGGAGGTCGAAAGGAATCCATACTTGATATGGGCTCTAGGGTTATCCTTGAAGGTAAAGGGGCCAGTGCAGAGATAGTATCAAGGGCAGTTTCAAAGGATAAATCAAAGATATATTCAAGGGGTCATTTAGCAGGGAGAGTCCCAGAGGTTAAGGGGCATTTGGAATGTCATGGTCTTGTATTATCTGATGATTCCATGATATATGCCGTCCCTGAACTCGTGGGTAGTGCAACAGACCTTGAAATGTCCCATGAGGCTGCTGTTGGGAAAATCGCTGAAGAAGAAATATTATACTTAACATCTAGGGGTTTGACAGAGGAAGAAGCAGCATCTATGATAGTTAGAGGTTTCCTCAGCATGGATATAAAAGGTTTACCACCAGAACTTGCAGAGGAAACAAAGAGAATGCTTGATATGAGCCTAAAGGGAATGTAA
- the sufC gene encoding Fe-S cluster assembly ATPase SufC, with protein sequence MLLEITDLAVEVDGKEVLEDIDLYIDKGETHVLLGPNGSGKSTLFMTILGFPKYKVKRGEIIFKGKDITNLPTTERVKMGIGVSFQNPPAIRGVKLVDLLKIENGQKIEEELNPEIMKIAKKLKFDERFLERDVNMGFSGGEVKRSEILQLLAQKPDFIMFDEPDSGVDIENVELIAEEINTLLEKDKKPGQRQKAGLLITHLGYILNFVRADIAHVLLDGKIACTGNPTEILEDIRTEGFKGCLRCFQTQ encoded by the coding sequence ATGCTCCTTGAAATCACAGACCTAGCAGTTGAAGTGGATGGGAAAGAAGTCCTTGAAGATATAGACCTCTACATAGACAAAGGGGAAACCCATGTTCTCCTAGGACCTAACGGATCCGGAAAAAGTACACTATTTATGACAATCCTTGGCTTCCCCAAGTATAAAGTTAAACGAGGTGAGATAATATTCAAAGGAAAGGACATAACAAACCTACCCACAACAGAAAGAGTTAAGATGGGTATAGGTGTAAGCTTTCAAAACCCCCCAGCAATCCGTGGCGTTAAACTCGTCGATCTGCTCAAAATAGAAAATGGACAAAAAATCGAAGAAGAATTAAACCCCGAAATAATGAAGATAGCCAAGAAGCTGAAATTTGATGAAAGATTCCTTGAAAGAGATGTTAACATGGGTTTCTCGGGTGGTGAAGTTAAAAGATCAGAGATACTACAACTCTTAGCCCAGAAACCCGACTTTATAATGTTCGATGAACCAGATAGTGGAGTTGACATCGAAAACGTCGAACTAATTGCAGAAGAGATCAACACATTACTAGAAAAGGATAAAAAACCAGGACAAAGACAAAAAGCAGGCCTCCTCATCACACACCTTGGATACATACTGAACTTCGTAAGAGCCGATATAGCCCATGTCCTTTTAGATGGTAAAATAGCCTGCACAGGAAACCCCACTGAAATATTAGAAGACATAAGAACAGAAGGATTTAAAGGGTGTCTTAGATGTTTCCAGACACAATAA
- a CDS encoding UPF0254 family protein: MIRIATAECFTHGKIAREIHAFSQGYPLSYKWTISPHDYKLSLIAGLFIPTISGIKRILKFEPLPPTEVVDDIKIYDESSDKKMAKKMAKAIKDITGADIGIGTTAGVGRGGIAIITDNMEVISSSDVYADLRSSPAAEIMKRQKSGVKKALKLLEDTLPHI, from the coding sequence TTGATCAGAATAGCCACAGCAGAATGTTTCACCCATGGGAAAATAGCCAGGGAAATACACGCATTTTCCCAAGGCTACCCATTATCATATAAATGGACCATAAGCCCCCATGATTACAAATTATCACTTATAGCAGGCCTGTTCATCCCAACCATTTCAGGGATTAAGAGAATTCTCAAATTCGAACCGCTCCCACCAACTGAAGTAGTAGACGACATAAAAATCTATGACGAATCCTCAGATAAAAAAATGGCTAAAAAGATGGCCAAGGCCATAAAAGATATTACAGGAGCAGACATTGGTATAGGGACAACCGCAGGCGTTGGAAGGGGTGGGATAGCTATCATAACTGATAATATGGAAGTTATAAGTTCATCGGATGTTTACGCGGATCTAAGATCCTCACCAGCCGCTGAGATCATGAAAAGACAAAAATCAGGGGTGAAAAAAGCCCTTAAACTCCTAGAGGATACTCTTCCACACATATAA
- a CDS encoding Nif3-like dinuclear metal center hexameric protein has product MKLTELIKIIEEKIPPQIAIKGDKIGLITPTNDINVEKVLLLMDYIATDQIPYKDYDLLILHHPPQLKPPIPTYVIHSNWDIIKGGACDALADKLKLKVIDTITEGLGRICKTDTTLETFIEEIHRRLKPEEVRIVNFKKNLKIDKIAIVSGFGLNPKMIKKVHEKNVKVYLSGDITQKGAILAKNLDLTLIDAGHHTTELPGLYKLGELLSQLGIKVKIMDTKTPWKTIKWNQ; this is encoded by the coding sequence ATGAAACTAACAGAACTCATAAAAATTATAGAAGAGAAAATACCGCCACAAATCGCCATAAAAGGCGACAAAATAGGCCTAATAACACCAACCAATGATATTAACGTAGAAAAGGTCCTATTGCTAATGGATTACATTGCTACAGACCAGATACCCTATAAAGATTATGACCTACTCATATTACACCATCCACCACAACTAAAACCTCCAATACCAACATATGTTATACATTCAAACTGGGACATCATCAAAGGAGGAGCATGCGACGCCCTCGCCGACAAACTAAAACTAAAAGTCATAGACACAATAACAGAAGGCCTCGGAAGAATCTGCAAAACAGACACCACACTAGAAACATTCATAGAAGAAATCCACAGAAGACTCAAACCAGAGGAAGTAAGAATCGTTAACTTTAAAAAAAACCTCAAAATTGATAAAATAGCAATAGTATCAGGTTTCGGTTTAAATCCAAAGATGATAAAAAAAGTCCACGAAAAGAACGTTAAAGTTTACCTTTCAGGAGATATCACCCAAAAAGGGGCTATACTAGCAAAGAACCTAGATCTAACCCTCATAGACGCAGGACACCATACAACAGAATTACCAGGCCTATACAAGTTAGGCGAACTCCTCTCTCAACTAGGGATCAAAGTCAAGATAATGGACACAAAAACACCATGGAAGACAATAAAATGGAATCAATAG
- a CDS encoding SAM-dependent methyltransferase HcgC family protein: protein MKTETGITNTVKSYFSEHTIQDIIETIGKIKTNALIDWLAHKKIKPEKTLIIGAYLTGAMIANKFKEYNVTIVDKYPHLKCLVDPNVTFKKPKTIRGTWDLVVDTTGIGGIKPKKLKIKTKTFIVESPISDASDPIIKNHDETEKRIKAIKAPLKGILYTNGLNTKTSGTMTLTIEVLRRSLEKILKADGVLYASSQLRFYERILFKEKDCEKFTESIKENAIIASSLKRIDCDTPIKENLRKIKSKIKEI from the coding sequence ATGAAAACAGAAACTGGTATAACAAACACAGTAAAAAGCTACTTCTCAGAACACACCATCCAAGATATCATAGAAACCATAGGCAAGATAAAAACAAACGCCTTAATAGATTGGCTAGCCCATAAAAAAATCAAACCAGAAAAAACCCTCATAATAGGCGCCTATCTTACAGGTGCCATGATAGCCAACAAATTCAAAGAATACAATGTTACAATAGTCGATAAATACCCCCACCTCAAATGCCTAGTCGATCCAAATGTAACATTCAAAAAACCAAAAACCATCAGAGGAACATGGGATCTTGTAGTGGATACAACAGGTATCGGAGGCATAAAACCAAAAAAACTAAAAATCAAAACAAAGACCTTCATAGTTGAAAGTCCAATTTCAGATGCCAGCGACCCTATAATAAAAAACCATGACGAAACTGAAAAGAGAATAAAAGCCATCAAAGCCCCGCTAAAAGGCATATTATATACCAATGGCCTAAATACGAAAACATCAGGGACAATGACCCTAACCATAGAAGTGCTCAGAAGAAGCCTCGAAAAAATCCTAAAAGCAGATGGTGTACTCTACGCGTCATCACAATTAAGATTCTATGAAAGAATACTATTCAAGGAAAAAGATTGCGAAAAATTTACAGAATCCATCAAAGAAAATGCAATAATCGCATCATCCCTCAAAAGAATAGACTGTGACACGCCAATAAAAGAAAATCTTAGAAAAATAAAATCCAAAATAAAAGAAATATGA
- a CDS encoding DUF3236 domain-containing protein, producing MLEEHIKKAYNESAERKRTGDKEIEVEKIKEYILSAKNITIPNWDQKKLKSINKVLKEFGLPKAKGLKIHTNAADLTRMPTITKALMAVDTTDSDLVIARGRLGAPGSGSMLVIMDRKGRILSAAISPPHIIHGKSLEEAVEEELKTALQRLGL from the coding sequence ATGCTAGAAGAACACATAAAAAAAGCATACAACGAATCAGCAGAAAGGAAAAGAACAGGCGACAAGGAAATAGAAGTCGAAAAAATAAAAGAATACATCCTCTCAGCAAAGAACATAACCATCCCCAATTGGGATCAAAAAAAACTAAAAAGTATAAACAAGGTCCTCAAAGAATTCGGACTCCCCAAAGCCAAAGGATTAAAAATCCACACCAACGCCGCTGACCTGACAAGGATGCCAACCATAACCAAAGCCCTCATGGCAGTAGACACAACAGACTCAGACCTTGTAATAGCAAGGGGCCGACTAGGCGCTCCAGGCTCCGGTTCAATGCTAGTAATAATGGACCGCAAAGGCAGAATACTCTCAGCAGCCATATCACCACCACACATCATACACGGAAAAAGCCTAGAAGAAGCAGTAGAAGAAGAACTGAAAACAGCCCTCCAAAGGCTAGGATTATGA
- the hmdB gene encoding 5,10-methenyltetrahydromethanopterin hydrogenase cofactor biosynthesis protein HmdB, with amino-acid sequence MIERILKKAENMQQLKDDEIIQLFKIDDREDFNRLMKVARQLREENRGPIKLTSTIHVTNKCKITPKCKYCGFAAGTSPQGYYKEFSRKDEEILEAAKKIEKAGIPRVSCSGAHGYNGKHATRAAKIVKENTSLELLINVGSDLKRKNIQKLAKYGTDTICCNLETINQKLFHYLKPGETLEQRIKVCKLISEEGLELSSGLLIGIGETYKDRIKHLKFLKRFKSLGEVPIMGFNPYKGTPMEKHPPCPLNEQMKTIAITRILYPHLRITVPAPTIGPENVKFSLIAGADNIATVIPDNYPLHVKGVGSPHVGNLKKILKIIKNMGLKAEIKKLASPIPW; translated from the coding sequence TTGATAGAAAGGATCCTTAAAAAAGCAGAAAACATGCAACAATTAAAAGACGATGAAATAATCCAACTGTTCAAAATAGATGACAGAGAAGACTTTAATAGGCTAATGAAAGTTGCAAGGCAACTTAGAGAAGAAAATAGGGGTCCCATAAAGCTTACATCAACTATTCATGTGACCAATAAATGTAAAATCACCCCTAAGTGTAAATATTGCGGATTTGCCGCCGGTACATCACCCCAAGGATACTACAAAGAATTTTCAAGAAAAGATGAGGAAATATTAGAAGCAGCGAAAAAAATAGAAAAAGCAGGGATCCCAAGGGTCAGTTGTTCAGGCGCCCACGGATACAATGGAAAACACGCCACCAGAGCAGCTAAGATAGTCAAAGAAAATACTAGCCTAGAATTACTCATAAATGTGGGCTCAGACCTCAAAAGGAAAAACATACAAAAACTGGCAAAGTACGGGACCGACACCATATGCTGCAACCTAGAAACAATAAACCAAAAACTTTTCCATTACCTCAAACCAGGAGAAACACTAGAACAACGCATAAAAGTATGCAAGCTCATATCAGAAGAAGGCCTAGAACTCTCATCAGGACTATTAATAGGAATCGGAGAAACATACAAGGACAGGATAAAACATCTAAAGTTCCTCAAAAGGTTTAAAAGCCTTGGAGAAGTGCCTATAATGGGATTCAATCCATACAAGGGCACTCCAATGGAAAAACATCCGCCATGTCCACTAAACGAGCAGATGAAGACCATAGCAATAACAAGAATATTATACCCCCACCTGAGGATAACAGTACCCGCACCCACCATAGGCCCTGAAAACGTGAAATTCTCCCTCATAGCAGGCGCAGACAACATAGCCACAGTAATACCCGACAATTATCCCCTACACGTCAAAGGCGTCGGATCACCACACGTAGGAAACCTTAAAAAAATACTTAAAATCATAAAAAACATGGGCCTAAAAGCCGAAATAAAAAAATTAGCCTCCCCCATCCCATGGTGA
- the hmd gene encoding 5,10-methenyltetrahydromethanopterin hydrogenase: MKVAILGAGCYRTHAATGITNFARACEVAEEVGKPEIAMTHSTITMAAELKELANIDDIIVSDPVFDKKFTVIDDFDYEEVIEAHKEDPEKIMPKIREKVNEVAKDLPKPPEGAIHFVHPEELGLEVTTDDREAVADADWVMTWLPKGDIQPSIIEKFIDNLKKGAIVTHACTIPTTKFYEIFAERHGDLATSPETLNISSYHPGAVPEMKGQVYIAEGYASNEAINTLLELGEKARSKAYKLPAELLGPVCDMCSALTAITYAGILTYRDAVTKNLGAPAGFAQMMAKEALEQLTGLMEKVGIDKMEDHLDPGTLLGTADSMNFGALSEILPSTFEVLEKRKK; encoded by the coding sequence ATGAAAGTTGCAATATTAGGTGCTGGATGTTATAGGACGCATGCCGCAACTGGTATAACAAACTTTGCAAGGGCATGCGAAGTCGCGGAAGAAGTGGGTAAACCAGAGATAGCCATGACCCATTCAACGATAACAATGGCAGCAGAACTAAAAGAACTAGCAAACATAGATGATATTATAGTATCAGATCCAGTATTCGATAAAAAATTCACAGTAATAGACGACTTTGACTATGAGGAAGTTATAGAAGCCCACAAAGAAGATCCTGAAAAAATAATGCCAAAAATCAGGGAAAAGGTGAATGAAGTCGCTAAGGATCTTCCAAAACCACCAGAAGGTGCTATACACTTTGTACACCCCGAAGAACTAGGATTAGAGGTTACGACAGATGACAGGGAAGCCGTAGCCGATGCCGATTGGGTTATGACCTGGCTGCCAAAAGGCGACATCCAACCAAGTATCATAGAAAAATTCATAGACAACCTAAAAAAGGGTGCAATCGTAACACACGCTTGCACAATACCCACCACAAAATTCTATGAAATATTCGCAGAAAGGCATGGAGACCTCGCAACATCACCAGAAACCCTTAATATATCATCATACCACCCAGGCGCAGTACCTGAGATGAAAGGACAAGTTTACATAGCAGAAGGATACGCCTCAAATGAGGCAATAAACACCCTCCTAGAATTGGGCGAAAAAGCAAGAAGCAAAGCCTATAAATTACCAGCAGAACTCCTAGGCCCAGTATGTGACATGTGCTCCGCACTCACCGCAATAACCTACGCAGGCATACTCACCTACAGAGATGCTGTGACTAAAAACCTTGGCGCGCCAGCAGGATTCGCCCAGATGATGGCCAAAGAAGCCCTCGAACAACTAACCGGATTAATGGAAAAGGTTGGAATAGACAAAATGGAGGATCACCTAGACCCTGGAACACTCCTTGGAACAGCAGACTCCATGAACTTCGGAGCCCTTTCGGAAATACTCCCATCAACATTCGAAGTCCTTGAAAAAAGAAAAAAATAA
- the hmdC gene encoding 5,10-methenyltetrahydromethanopterin hydrogenase cofactor biosynthesis protein HmdC, producing the protein MEDLIMEAVHDPNAAWELAKAERDPIRVVDTISELSMEEAIKLGYNFKRFPIGCDLTEVLVGTCASDLEEIDFLGNCMLADMIGATIHACAYAFADMAESYGMKGVELMRKVRQITEVPIDLDHFGEYGPMRFPEDITHCIGQCYMEGPPFKGCPRNRIHSRLLDKEKEALPERDEWIKHSTSIAINLTSAQGAEAHAAPIKEAKKVAKLAREHGKGLEAIMFIGDGYDDLITAFETALEIGVDVFVLEGGPFNLATDRLEAFARAVAMARILAPGKIVATNGAYEDECRVGLRAGLNAIITGFPRNHHGYMCGYSPGAARRGNFGLPRIIKIIKDEVPEGLTRVPIQKNEMEALAMAVKAAGKDNVYPASIGHTFVGDAHWACLPHTPLYKRVKIQKTVNDIKRMASEGFLGDKIAIIGARFLSWVISKELENYVDEIIISDTDNWVENVTLDNLRSQLKVDLNGANGDDKRAYNYADTTIISSTIPGVVNRISRKFEGIITFI; encoded by the coding sequence ATGGAAGATCTTATCATGGAAGCCGTTCATGACCCAAATGCGGCTTGGGAACTTGCAAAGGCAGAAAGGGACCCAATAAGGGTAGTTGACACTATTTCAGAACTTTCAATGGAAGAGGCCATTAAACTGGGATACAATTTTAAGAGATTCCCCATTGGATGCGACTTAACTGAGGTTCTAGTGGGTACATGCGCCTCAGACCTTGAAGAAATAGACTTTCTGGGCAATTGCATGTTAGCTGATATGATAGGAGCAACTATACATGCTTGTGCATACGCATTCGCAGACATGGCAGAATCCTATGGCATGAAGGGCGTGGAACTAATGCGCAAAGTCAGACAGATAACAGAAGTTCCCATCGACTTGGACCACTTCGGCGAATATGGGCCAATGAGATTCCCAGAGGATATAACACATTGCATCGGCCAATGCTACATGGAGGGACCCCCATTCAAGGGTTGTCCCCGCAACAGGATACACTCAAGGTTATTGGATAAAGAGAAAGAGGCGCTTCCTGAAAGGGATGAGTGGATTAAACATTCAACATCAATTGCAATTAATTTGACTTCTGCACAAGGGGCTGAAGCCCATGCAGCCCCAATAAAAGAAGCTAAAAAGGTTGCTAAACTTGCAAGGGAACATGGAAAGGGCTTGGAAGCGATAATGTTCATAGGAGACGGGTATGATGATCTTATAACAGCATTTGAGACCGCCCTTGAAATTGGCGTGGATGTTTTCGTACTTGAAGGAGGACCATTCAACCTTGCAACTGACCGTCTTGAAGCATTTGCACGAGCAGTTGCCATGGCAAGGATACTTGCACCGGGCAAGATCGTGGCAACCAATGGAGCCTATGAAGACGAGTGCCGAGTAGGCCTTAGAGCAGGGTTAAACGCTATAATAACAGGTTTTCCACGGAACCATCACGGTTACATGTGCGGATATTCACCAGGCGCGGCTAGGAGAGGAAACTTCGGACTCCCGCGAATAATCAAAATAATAAAAGATGAAGTCCCAGAGGGGCTTACAAGGGTCCCCATCCAGAAAAACGAAATGGAAGCCCTTGCAATGGCTGTTAAGGCCGCAGGCAAGGACAATGTCTATCCCGCGAGTATAGGTCATACTTTCGTGGGTGACGCCCATTGGGCATGCCTGCCCCACACACCATTATACAAGCGAGTTAAAATCCAGAAAACCGTGAACGACATTAAAAGGATGGCCTCAGAGGGCTTTTTAGGGGATAAAATTGCGATTATAGGTGCAAGGTTTCTGTCGTGGGTTATAAGCAAGGAACTAGAAAATTATGTTGACGAGATCATAATAAGTGACACTGACAACTGGGTGGAAAATGTAACACTTGATAATTTGAGATCCCAACTGAAGGTTGATTTAAATGGTGCAAATGGTGATGATAAAAGAGCATACAACTACGCAGATACTACAATAATATCATCAACAATACCTGGGGTTGTCAATAGGATTTCCAGAAAATTTGAGGGTATTATAACTTTCATTTAG
- a CDS encoding hydrogenase iron-sulfur subunit, translating to MAEEDIKIVMFCCNWCSYGGADTAGTARMQYPPNVRVIRVMCSGRVEPQFILKAFREGADGVVVAGCHFGDCHYDAGNYKMARRMELVYRLIEELGIGKERLYHDYISASEGEKFAETVKMMVDRIKALGPSPVKEQIAAEA from the coding sequence ATGGCTGAGGAGGATATAAAGATCGTTATGTTCTGTTGCAACTGGTGTTCCTATGGTGGGGCTGACACAGCAGGAACTGCAAGAATGCAATATCCACCAAACGTCCGCGTAATCAGAGTTATGTGCTCTGGAAGAGTTGAACCACAATTCATACTCAAAGCATTCAGAGAAGGCGCCGACGGTGTCGTAGTGGCCGGATGCCACTTCGGTGACTGCCACTATGACGCAGGAAACTACAAAATGGCCAGGAGAATGGAACTAGTCTACAGACTCATAGAAGAACTTGGAATAGGCAAAGAAAGACTATACCATGATTACATATCAGCATCAGAAGGTGAAAAATTCGCCGAAACAGTAAAGATGATGGTTGACAGGATAAAGGCCCTTGGACCATCACCAGTAAAAGAACAAATAGCAGCTGAAGCCTAA
- the mvhG gene encoding F420-non-reducing hydrogenase subunit MvhG, with protein MAEKAQIGTMWLGGCSGCHLSIVDFHEQILDLLELAEIKFSPVLMDIKYDEIPEKLDVVIIEGGIVNDENREFAELLRERADFVISYGTCAAYGGIPGLRNLWPKEEVIEEAYINSISTPNPDKVIPSEEVPHLENRVRPLSDVIDVDLVVPGCPPKSEVVAEAVIALLKGEEVELPNTNLCEVCPREKPPEGLAMDFIKRQFEVGKPEEDLCLIPQGIVCMGPATVSICGAQCPSNGVHCRGCYGPTTRVIDQGAKMISAIASDFGVERDKKVDPEEVAEQLDDIVGTFYTYTLPAALIPMKIQKEGK; from the coding sequence ATGGCTGAAAAGGCACAGATAGGGACTATGTGGCTTGGAGGATGCTCCGGATGCCACCTATCAATAGTAGACTTCCATGAACAAATATTAGATTTATTAGAATTGGCAGAAATTAAATTCAGCCCGGTCTTAATGGACATTAAATATGATGAAATCCCAGAAAAGCTTGACGTCGTCATAATAGAAGGGGGGATAGTGAACGACGAAAACAGAGAATTCGCAGAACTACTAAGGGAAAGAGCCGACTTCGTCATATCATATGGTACATGCGCAGCCTATGGAGGCATACCAGGCCTCAGAAACCTCTGGCCAAAAGAAGAAGTCATAGAAGAAGCATACATCAATTCAATAAGCACACCAAACCCAGACAAGGTAATACCCTCTGAGGAAGTACCACACCTTGAAAACAGAGTAAGACCACTCTCAGATGTTATAGATGTGGATCTTGTCGTCCCAGGATGCCCACCAAAATCAGAAGTTGTAGCGGAGGCTGTCATAGCATTACTCAAAGGAGAAGAAGTTGAACTACCAAACACAAACCTATGCGAAGTATGCCCAAGAGAAAAACCACCAGAAGGACTTGCAATGGACTTCATAAAAAGACAATTCGAAGTAGGTAAACCAGAAGAAGATCTCTGCCTTATACCACAAGGCATAGTATGCATGGGTCCGGCAACAGTATCAATCTGCGGTGCACAATGTCCAAGCAACGGAGTACACTGCAGAGGATGCTACGGGCCAACAACACGCGTAATAGACCAGGGAGCTAAGATGATAAGTGCCATAGCATCAGACTTTGGAGTTGAAAGGGATAAGAAAGTAGACCCCGAAGAGGTTGCGGAACAATTAGATGATATCGTCGGAACATTCTACACCTACACGCTCCCAGCCGCCCTTATACCAATGAAAATCCAAAAGGAGGGGAAATAA